A window of Glycine soja cultivar W05 chromosome 13, ASM419377v2, whole genome shotgun sequence genomic DNA:
TGACCTGACACAATGCACACCTCACCTGCTGGAACGATATGATCCGAGTAGTGCATCCACCTGTCGTGTATATCATCATACGACACCCATGAATCGACAGGAGGAGCAGGAATGGTATGCGTGTATCCAAACTGCCGCATGACCCTCTCTGGTCGGTAATAAACAGCAACAGGCCCCCAGCGCAAGAGACCGAAATAGCATGATCTGACGTGGAAGTCTCGGACCGATCGATGCTCCCCATATGGGATCCAACAGACATCCGGAATTCGAAGTCGGTCCAGGCGCTCCCTATACGCCGGTGTATGAATGCTTTTCACGGTCTTCTTCGTCGCAATCCACCTACATGCACGCGGATAATCCTCATTGTACTCCTAATCAACAATGCAGTCCGCGACTAACAGAAAGTGCTCGTAAATCCAGCACTACAGATGtaacatcaaaattataaacattaataatgaaagtgtaacaaaatttaaagttgaacaTTGTTGAGGCTAAacgaatgaaaaacatatttgttaccTACAGTAGTGTGATGTAACCGTCAAGCTGTCGGTTGTGGCTCATAGATGCATCGTTCAGCTGGTCGTACATATGTACCAAAGCAGTCACTCCCCAGGCGTACCTCTCCGTCATACTGAGGTCACGAAGGGCCTCCAAGTAGACAACATGGACattggttgcactcttgttagcaaacagagtgcaacccaaaagatgaagaagatatgCGCGAGCCGAAGCTGTCCAATGACCTGCCTGGCATCGGCGCTCATATATATCACATACCCATTGCAGACGTACATACGGTCCACGACACTGGGCTGTCTCAGCCCTGGCAGACTCTGCAGAGACCATCAATAAGTCCACCAGCATCTGAACTGCATCGTCCACGTGCAAGGGCTCAAAGGCGTGTAAGTCGCCAACCACGGGAAGATGGAGAAGCGAGGATACGTCGTCCAGCGTGATGGTGAGCTCTCCCACCGGGAGATGGAAACTAGACGTCTCTCGGTGCCACCACTTCACAAACGCGGACAAAAGTCCCCGATTGTCGGTGTTTACCTAACACGCGATCAGAGGACTTAGTCTTGTACCAACAACAAGTCCCTCAATGGCAGGGACATGCCTGCCTAAAATGTGGACCTTCCTCCCATGAGAAGATAACTTCAACTCAGGacgctcctgaattgaagtataaaggaatgcaaaattcgttaaaatcatcatttaaaggaaaactaatttcaatcataaagtataatttacaagtaactaaaaataaatattataaatacctctcccGTCCAAACACTGCAAGCAACGTGATCCGCATACTGGGTTAACACGGATGGGTTGCTCGGACCACCCGAAAATCCCTCATGCTCATCCTCAGCAGCCTCTGTGCCTGTGTCCGCAGGAATGTCTGCCACAATGTCCTCTACAGCAGTTGGTGCCTCCATCGGGTCATCCTGAACATCTGGCATAGGGATCACTGGCTCATCGTGCGCCGCAGTCATCACGATCTCCTTTGCCCACACCTCTGCCAGTAACCTGACCTAAGACACGACCTAATCCTCTggtcctaaccatgatctgcaaatgagtACCGCAAAATCCATcactcatttcattttctcaaatttcaTGCGTCTAACGCATATAGGCATTATGTTTTATCAGGCACTACTTGGTAGAAAAAGGATATTCGAACTTTGAAATTAAGATATATGCATTGCTTATAAGTGACACTGATTTGGGACAACAAAGCACCATCACCCAATGCTTGTTGAAGCATTTGGTTGACTCAATTCAATTACTCTAATGGCCACTTGTTGTTTTATCATATGTTTTAGTTATTAGAGAGAAACTTGCTGAGCTTTATGAATCTGAGAAACAATGGTCAACAGCATCTCAAATGCTTAGTGGTATTGACCTTGATTCAGGAATCTGAGAAACAGATCATTCCTGTTAACATCAGTATAGTATACCCTAATTCCATGCATGGTTTTGGTTGTGTTCCTCTCATTCAATGGATCAAAGTTAGGGCTTTGTTGCAAGAATTAAGGGTAAAATTTAgggaaatttcattaaaaagaaTTAGTCAAACTGAATAGGCATATGGGATATGTGGGGGATTGATGGTCTACAAGCAAAAGAATAAGGGTTAAAGAATTATCAGGCACTCAAAGAATAATACTCTTAAGGGCAGAGATTTGATTGTTATCTTAAGGATccataataaaagtaaagaaagcTGTAGAAATTGAGAATCTCCCCCAGTTTCATTAGGTGTTGGTGGGGGTAGCATAATTGGATTCCTAAGATCAGCATTTAGGACTGTGGAAGGTGTTGGTGGGGGATGCATCTTTGTGCCCGTGCTTACTCTAGTTgtgatttttatctttgtaataaTGAGACTAGTTTTACTTGCAATATATGGTTTGTAATATTTGGATAATTTCATACAAACACTAGGtatctcttataattttttaaatgaagtaattcatgctaatcaatcaATACTATTTAtctataatcataattcatacaAGCACTAGGTGTCAACATCtcaatataatcataattcatgctaatcaatATATACTATTTGGATAATTTCCTAAAAGAGGATTATTCAAGCGTTTGAGAAGTACAATGTGGAGAAAGACGTTGCGGAGCAGATAAAGAAGGAGTTCGATAAGAGGCACGAACCCACTTGGCATTGCATTGTTGGTCGTAATTTTggtaagctttttttttaattacttgtcAATGATTTTGGTACTTGGGTTTACTCAGATTTATGgtttatatgatttttctttagtAGAAATTGAGTAGATGTAGATCTATGTAAGTTAGTCCTTGGTTGCTTCTCTGCGTGATTGGAATTTAGAAGGGATGTTGAAACCtaggtttttgttgttgttcttgttgtttacTTTCTGCTTATCTCTATTCTCTAGCGGAAAGTTGTGGGATGAATGGTATATGATTATGTAGTTTAGTTGGTGTGGTTTGTGTTGTGTACTTGTGTTGATCATTCACCATTCCTAATGTATTGTGGTGTGTAATGGTGACAGACATTTTGTTCCACTAGGCCCTGAACTCAACTCTTTGGTTGTACCCTCATAAGCTTCAGTGGATGAGTGAAGTCTTAAGTCGTTTTCTTGAATTAGTGGTTACTGGAGGAGAACATGGTTGAATGTAACATTGACTATTTACATGtcaatataatcataattcatgctaatcaatATATACTATTTGGATAATTCCCTAAAAGaggatatatctatatatatagaaaagttTATCTAAATAGACCCATAAATGTAACGATTGATGTGTGTTTTATTCTATTCATCATATACTTTATATAACAAGCCTAACTAATATGTATGTCTATGAAAAAAGGATATTAGGTGCTAACCGGGACAAGATTTTTTTCTAATGTGTCCAAGAGTCAGTAATTAGTCATGAAGATATATTTTAGATGCAAATTACAATGTTCAAGTTCAACAATATTGaaacaaccaaaaacaaaataaggcAAGCAAACCTAATTAAAGGGGGAGCATTGATTTGCAGGCAATGATTGTACATTCTAAATTAAAATACCCTAAATTAAAATACCCTAATTTCAAAAAAAGCTCACAATGTATCAAAAATTTggcattttttcaattaaaatgaaactgtgacttttacggatcaagtgatTCGTAAACTGTTTGTTAGTAGTTTATGGATCACGTGATCCGTAAACTACTAACAAACAGTTTACAAATCAGGTGATCCGTAAACAGCCTAGCAACTTCCCGATAGCGGTTTCCGCCATCGCcggcaacaatggtggaaaaAACAAAACTCGAAGAAGAAGCAGAAACGCGAAGAAGAAGCAGACCCACACCTTCCTCTTAATCACGGCAACAATGGCGGCTGGGGAGGTTCACTTGGGaggcgaagaagaagaagaagaatgaagaagatgGAATCGCGGCGCAGAAGAAGAAGACTGAAGAAGCAGAAGACTCCGAGGAAGAAGAACCAGAACTCtaaggaagaagaagctgaaTCATGGCGCAGGAGAGAGAGAGGTGAGagagttgtttttttaaaaaaaaatactcaggGGCTTAAAGGACTTTTCCCaataattgctgggtgcaccagcaaaattgctgggtgcacctagcagtgCTCTTTGGAAGGCATGCAAGCTAGACATGTCACTTTTTCTACTTACCCCTTGCTAAACTTACCTCCCTGTTTGCTAAGTTAACTCCATTTCTTCTCATTAAATTTAGTTACCAATTATACCTTTTTAATCTTGTTTTTGCACTCACCTCTTGATTTCACATTCCTCTTCTTCCATTCAAACTGCTTAAAATGAAATCATATATGCAACAATGAAATTAGATTTGCAAAATGAAATTAGATATGTacaaaatgaaatcaaatcTACAAAAATTGAAGCAAAACGAAACCAGATCTAGATTTGAAGATGATTTCTCTCTTCATTTTCAATGTTGGTTCACAATGGGTGTGGGCAAAGCGTCGACAATAGGTGTGCGACGATCTTGCATGAAGGCCATCCCTTGCCGAACCAAACAATCGCAACAACCATTATTCTTCCTCTTAACACACTCAAACCAATTTTTATTGTTGAAAGTAAAAGTGAAACCAAGGTTTCAAGCCAGTTTTTATTTGCTCTGATGTGGGGTTTTTAGTCGGCAATGTTGTGACACTAGCAACAACCATTCTTCTTCCTCTCAACACCCTCTACCTTTGCTTCTTTGAAACCGATCACCTAATCGGTGACAAAGTCATGTTTTCTATTTTGGGGTTTCAATTTGGATCTCAATTTATAGTTGTTTGGGTTTTGGGTCTGTTCGCAGGTCTGATTGAGGTTGCAAGGGGGAGTAAAGGCAACGAATAATAAAGGATTCACAATGGTTTTGAGGTCGAGCGATTTGTGGAGGTTCATGGTGTGTTGGGTTAGAAGATTTTGTGAAGGTTCATGGTGGAGGTGGTTTATGGAGACAAAATGAAAAACACAATCATGGGGGGTGTAAAAATAGGGTTAAAAGGATATGGTCggtattaacaaatttaataagaGGGGGTTAACTTAGCAAACTGGGAGGTGCATTTATCAAGAGCCTTTCTACTTATATACACAATAGTCTTTAGAGTGTTacttggtgcacccagcatttttgtTGAGGCCCCTAGCATGTAGGGTGAAATGGCAAAAATGTCCTTCACCCTAATATAAATAAAGCTGCAGTTTCATCCGTACGGCACACACAtccttctttttcctcttcctacgaccttcttcttcctcttcttattCCTACGACCCTTCGTCTTCCTCTTCATACGAGGCTTCTTGTTCGTCTTTCTCTTCCTACGGTGCTTTTTCTTCCTGTCATCGTTCATGTTCATGGTTGTTCCTTGcggttcttcttcttcctccacttTCCACGCAGCTAtggtttttcttctttccttcatcttccttcACTTCTTGTGCCGCTgtggttcttcttcttcctctccaacaaaaaaaatgacattttttttgaaaaaactccATACAAATTTGGGTCATACGGATTGTTGATccgtatgagttttttttttgttaaataatttttttcaaattttattcttataaatttgtttttttggaaatttttgatttgtcaattattatttaaattgttttgtaGTGTAATGTTGTTTTATAATGTtagtgaaattttataattttttcttatttatacgttaagtattgattttatttataaaaaaatatattaattattactaagattagattagattgctaaaattaagattagattggtgaaataattaattttcaatattgttatattatatttgtgtaacttttaaaaaaattgaaacaaatatttaaaagatattgaatttgttacttatgaaaaatattgaaataataattaaaaataatttaaattttttagttacaaaaaatatttaaatgaaaatttttaataattaaaatttgttataaaaatattgaaactcaatttttaattgtacaataaatctaatagttataaaaaatattgataccaaaatttaaaatttaaagtatgATAAGATTGCTAGTTTAAGATAataattgaaatcaaatttaaaaatatattaaatttgttagttataaGAAATatggaaaccaaaatttaaaatatgataagattgttagtttaaggtaatgattgaaattaaatttaaaaatatatttgattttgtagttataaaaaatattgaaaccaaaatttaaaatttaaaatatgataagattgttagttttagataataatttaaaatcaaatttaaaaatatattaaatttcttaGTCATAAGAAATatggaaaccaaaatttaaaatatgataagattgttagtttaagataatgattggaattaaatttaaaaatatatttgattttgtaattataaaaaatattgaaaccaaaatttaaaatatgagaagatcgttagtttaagataatgattgaaatcaaatttaaaaatatattattttggtagttataaaaaatattgaaaccaaaatttaagatttaaaatttatttattaatccatatgttttaattttttaaaaataatttttttagaaattttttattcatttaatttatttacaaaatttgataattaaaaaaatttgatatttttaacatatgtaaatacttattaaactatcatttttatttataatttatatctgtaaacaaattaattattatataaaaaataatcatcacaaattttattatgtaacattaaatataaattagaaattttagtgttatatatagcgaCACTATTTGTTTATAACATAATGTGTCAATTAACTCAGCTGGTTTGGGTGTTTTATTAATATTGTCAGAGACTCAAGTTCGACGATCTCTTCTtgtatcattaattttaaattaaatcgtaaattatatttttgaaaaataacataaaataaaaatcctatGGATTCGTATGACCCATACAACAATTCGTATGTATTTCGCGTAtctcttcttctccgacaacaaAAACTGACCAAAATTTAACGTATACTTCTCAGCATCGCACGTACATCACCGGAGACCAAATACGTTTCAAATCGACCTTAACAGAAGCAACCTACACTAAGTGACAGAGATTTTATGGGAAAAAAATGGCAATGCAGAAATGAAAAACTCATTCTGTTATTTATAACCGAAAATATCATAAGGATATTTTTGacatttcaaaaaattgatTGGTGTCCCAGGAAAAATGTTGGGTGCCCCAAGTAATTCCCTAGTCTTTACCTAGCCTAAGCTTTCTTACAATGACCTACATAGCCCATTGGCTTGGTTGCCACCTATCCTAGGGTGCATGCTATTTAGTTCAGAATTTCCAAACAATTTTAAAGTATGGATAATGATGATTTCtcttaaaactcatttttttatttgaaatatcatattgtataaaaaatagtttggttTTGGAAATActaatcattatttaattatatttgggagtaccaattaattaatatactatcactaaaattaatcttttatatttatcaaataaaagcaCTATTATTTTATGTGAAATAAACAACATTTTATGTGAAATGGttgttattttatgttaaaatagttattattttatgtgcATAAAATGACACATGAAAGAGAAATGTATCTATAAATTTGTCACAATCAG
This region includes:
- the LOC114381566 gene encoding protein MAIN-LIKE 1-like; this encodes MTAAHDEPVIPMPDVQDDPMEAPTAVEDIVADIPADTGTEAAEDEHEGFSGGPSNPSVLTQYADHVACSVWTGEERPELKLSSHGRKVNTDNRGLLSAFVKWWHRETSSFHLPVGELTITLDDVSSLLHLPVVGDLHAFEPLHVDDAVQMLVDLLMVSAESARAETAQCRGPYVRLQWSATNVHVVYLEALRDLSMTERYAWGVTALVHMYDQLNDASMSHNRQLDGYITLLWIATKKTVKSIHTPAYRERLDRLRIPDVCWIPYGEHRSVRDFHVRSCYFGLLRWGPVAVYYRPERVMRQFGYTHTIPAPPVDSWVSYDDIHDRWMHYSDHIVPAGEVCIVSGQCSSDYMYWFFRISHPFMTLGHTLDPLPHGHAPQPRVVPQVSQTNIPHVPEPGASSTSAEEPRHAVEVCDDTAEMLERHLSLGVVTSGSLTHEVIEEFLRLARSVTQDHLVYVRSKCRRRTDQA